In Archocentrus centrarchus isolate MPI-CPG fArcCen1 chromosome 24, fArcCen1, whole genome shotgun sequence, one DNA window encodes the following:
- the LOC115774175 gene encoding high choriolytic enzyme 1-like: MSPSVSLLLLLLLGLSQAHPAIEEREDDGQIKEDDAVDITTRILTTNNGTSEILLEGDVLVPKTRNAMKCLYQKCLWKKGADGMVTIPFTISSEYNSRESQLIRNALQSFHSQTCVRFVDRRNENDYISIENQAGCFSALGREGGKQVLSLNRQGCIYFGIAQHEANHALGFMHEQTRSDRDNYVRINWENIQPQMAYNFYKGDTNNLDTPYDYSSIMHYGKTAFSIDNVKETITPIPNPNVQIGQRQGMSFWDIKRINLLYNC, from the coding sequence ATGAGTCCCTCTgtcagcctgctgctgctgctcctgctcgGCCTCTCTCAGGCTCATCCTGCCATAGAAGAAAGAGAAGACGACGGCCAAATAAAGGAAGATGATGCTGTGGATATCACCACCAGGATTCTGACTACAAATAATGGCACCAGTGAGATCCTGCTGGAAGGAGACGTGCTGGTTCCAAAAACCAGAAACGCCATGAAATGCTTGTACCAGAAATGCCTGTGGAAGAAAGGTGCCGACGGCATGGTGACGATTCCCTTCACCATCAGCAGCGAGTACAACAGCAGAGAAAGCCAGCTGATCAGAAATGCCTTGCAGTCCTTCCACAGCCAGACTTGTGTCCGCTTCGTCGACCGTCGGAACGAGAACGACTACATCAGCATCGAGAACCAAGCTGGATGCTTCTCCGCTCTGGGCAGAGAGGGAGGCAAACAGGTCCTGTCTCTCAACAGGCAGGGCTGCATCTACTTCGGCATCGCCCAGCACGAGGCCAACCACGCTCTAGGCTTCATGCACGAACAGACCCGGAGCGACCGAGACAACTACGTCAGGATCAACTGGGAGAACATCCAACCGCAGATGGCCTACAATTTCTACAAGGGGGACACCAACAACCTCGACACTCCCTACGACTACTCCTCCATCATGCACTACGGAAAAACGGCCTTCTCCATCGATAATGTAAAGGAAACCATCACCCCCATCCCCAACCCCAACGTCCAGATTGGCCAGAGGCAGGGCATGTCGTTCTGGGACATCAAGAGGATCAACCTGCTCTACAACTGTTAA